The Pseudarthrobacter defluvii DNA window AGTCCTCAACGACGTGGGGGAGCTGGACCTGGGACAGGTCATCGGCAACGCGTGGCACCTGGTCTACGAAGGTTTCGACGCCGCGCACGAGGGACACCGGGAAGCCTTGACCACCCTGGGCAACGGCTACATGGGCGTGAGGGGAGCCGCGCCGGAGGGCGGCCCGTTCAGCTATGCCGGTATGTATCTTGGGGGCGTGTACAACCGGGTCGTGGTAACGGCCGCCGGAGAGGCGCTGCTGGAGGAACACATGGTCAACGCACCCGACTGCCTCCCGCTTGACCTGCGCCTGCCCGGCCAGCCCTGGTGGTCGTCAGGTGGGATGACCGTGGTTCGTGAGCGCCGCGTCCTGGACCTGCGAAGGGCGGTGCTGGAGCGGAGGCTGCTGTTGGAGGGCGAGGACCATCGCCGCCTGGAAGTGGTGCAGACCCGCTTCGCGTCCATGGCCGAACCCCACCTGCTGGTCCTTGAAACGGTGGTCACGGCGCTCGGCTGGAATGGAGAAGTGGAGGTCCGCACCGGCATAAATGCCGGGGTGCGCAACGCCAACCTGCCTGAACGCGCCCAGGGTTCCGACGTCCACCTCGCCGACAGGACTGCCGCGGTTGGCTCCCGCCGCGAGCGGCCCCGGGACCCAACCTCCGTCGTCGAAGTGGAAACAACCCAAAGCCTCATCCGGATCGCCGCAGCCTACCGGACGAACGCATCCCAGGAGCCGGCAGGAATCGATGAGGGCAGGGAAGGTTCCTTCCACTTCCATACCCTTCGGCTTTCCCTCAAGGCCGGCGAAGCGGTACGGATCACCAAGACGGTGGCAGTGGTGACGTCCCGCGACCGTGCCATAGCCTCTCCGGAAGCGGGTGCCAGGGCCGTGCTGGAGCGCACGGGTGGAGACTTCGCTTCGCTGCTGGCAGCGCACGAGGAGGCGTGGCGGCGCGAGCTCCGGCCGTTCCTGGTGGACATCGACGCTCCGGTCCAGGTGAGGCTGGTCCTCAACCTGCACATCTTCCACCTGCTGCAGACATTGACGCACCACACGACGGAACTGGATGCCGGCGTCACCGCACGCGGCCTGCACGGTGAAGGCTACCGCGGACACGTCTTTTGGGATGAGCTGTTCGTCCTGCCCGTGCTCACCTCAAGGACGCCGGACATCGCGCGCTCCGTCATCGAATACAGGTGGCGGCGGCTTCCCGCTGCCCGGTACGCAGCAGCTGTGGAGGGGCGGGCGGGGGCCAAGTTCCCCTGGCAAAGCGGCAGCGACGGGACCGAGGAAACGCCGAAATGGCTCTACAACGACAGGTCCGGCAGGTGGGTCAAGGACCACTCGCACCTCCAGGTCCACTCGGGCCTGGCTGTCGCCTTCAACGCTTGGCAGTACTTCCAGGCCACCGGGAACAAGATCTGGCTCCTTCAAAAGGGCGCTGAACTGGTAATCGAGGTTGCCAGGTTCTTCCGCTCCCTGGCCGACTACGACCAGCAGGGCGGCCGTTACCACCTGCGCGGCGTGGTGGGACCGGATGAATACCACACGGGTTACCCCGGCCGTGACAAACCAGGGCTGGACGACAATGCCTACACCAACGTCATGGCGGCATGGGTTTGCTCCCAGGCCGCCGGCATCATCTCCTTCCTGCATGGCAGCGAGCGCGCCGGGCTGATGGAACGCCTTGCCGTCACCGATGAGGAAACATCCGGGTGGGCGCGCATGGGGACCGCCATGTACGTCCCCTTTCACAGCGACGGCGTCATCAGCCAGTTCGAGGGCTATGGCGGGTTGCAGGAGCTCGACTGGGACCATTACCGGGACAGGTACGGTGACATTGAACGGCTGGACCTGATCCTGGAAGCCGAAAACGATGCAACCAACTGCTACAAGCTGGCAAAACAGGCGGATGTCCTGATGCTGCCGTACCTCCTGGGCCACGAGGGACTGTTCACCATCCTCCAGCGGTTGCATTACGGATTCACGCAGGAGCAACTCAACCGGACCATCGAGTACTACCTTGCCAGGACGGCCCACGGGTCCACCCTGAGCAGGGTTGCGCACGCGTCCGTCCTGGCAGGGCTGGACGCCGACAGGGCGTGGGACAGCTTCCGGGAAGCGCTCGACGCCGATCTGGACGACACCCAGCACGGCACCACACGCGCGGGTATCCATTTGGGCGCGATGGGCGGCACCATTGACGTGGTGCAGCGCAGCTTTGCCGGGCTGCGGTTCAGCGGGGAAACCATCCTGTTCGCTCCCAACCTGCCCACAGGTCTCCGCGCCGTCGCCTTCGAGGTCCTGTACCGCGGGCACCGTCTCCGGGTGCATCTCAAGGACGGGCGGATGAGCATCGCCTCTGCCCCCGGCGACGCCGGTCCCATCAAGGTGCACGTGGACGGAACCGACATCGTCCTGCCTCCCGGCCGGACCCGGCACTTCCCGTTGCCAGCCAGAACCCCGGGTTTGGCGGCGTCATGAAGCGCCTGGGGATCCTCACCAGCGGCGGTGACTGCCCGGGGGTCAACGCTGTCATCCGGGGAGCCGTGCTGGGTGGGGACGTCGCGCACGGCTTCGAATTCCTGGGGTTCAGGGACGGGTGGCGGGGCGTCCTGGAACAGGACGCCGTTCCTTTGCCCCGGACGAGCGTTCGGGGGATCTCTCGTCTCGGTGGAACAATCCTCGGCACGTCGCGGACCAACCCATTGGTGGGAAAAGGAATCGACGGCGTCCGCGCCAGTTTCCGGCGCAACGGACTGGAGGGCCTGATCGCCATCGGGGGAGAGGGGACCCTGGCGGCCGCCCGGGAACTGTGTGCGCAAGGCATCAACGTGGTGGGGGTGCCCAAGACCATCGACAACGACCTAGGCGCCACGGACTACACCTTTGGCTTCGACACCGCGGTCCAGACTGCCACGGAAGCCATCGACCGCCTGCGCACCACAGGCGAATCCCATCACCGCTGCATGGTGGCGGAAGTGATGGGCCGCAACGCGGGGTGGATAGCGCTGCATGCGGGGATGGCCTCCGGAGCGCACGCCATCCTGATACCCGAACACCCCGTGTCCATGGACCAGGTGTGCTCATGGGTGGTGTCCGCCCGGGACCGCGGCAGGGCGCCCCTTGTGGTGGTGGCCGAAGCTTTCGCACCCGAGGGCCACCCGGCGCCCTACGCACCACGTGGGCTGGATACTTTCGGCAGGCCGCGCCTGGGAGGGATCGGATTGCTGCTCGAAGGGGAGCTGCAGATGAGGACCGGCATCGAAACCCGGGCCACGGTCCTGGGGCACATCCAGCGCGGCGGCGAACCCACCGCCTTCGACCGGGTCCTTGCCACCCGGCTGGGCCTGGCCGCCGTCGAATCAGCAGCGGCCGGAAGGTGGGGCACCATGGTGTCGCTGCATGGCACGGACATCGTGAATGTGGGCCTGGAGGAGGCGCTGGGAGAACTGAAAGTGGTTCCCGAGGCGCGCTACCAGGAGGCCGCCGTCCTGTTCGGCTGACCCACCGGCGCCGTCGCCCGGGATCCCGGGGTCCACCGAACCCGTCGTGTCAAAACTACAGCCCAAAACTACAGCGCAGCGTGGTCCGGCCTGACCCGCAGGACAGCCGATCCGGTAATCCTGTCCGCTGCGAGGTCCTCCAGGGCCTTGTCGGCAGCGTCGAACGGGTACACGGTGGTGGTGAGGGACAGGGAAAGCCGGGATGCGAGGGCCAGGAACTCATGCCCGTCGGCCCTGGTGTTGGCTGTCACGCTGCGCACTTGCCGCTCGAAGAAGAGCTCCCTGCCGTAATTCAGGACCGGGATGTCGCTGAGGTGGATCCCGGCTATGGCCAGGGTCCCGCCACGGTCGAGGGCACGCAGTGCAACCGGAACAAGGTCACCTACCGGTGCAAACAGGATGGCGGAATCGAGCGGTACCGGGGGAGCATCATATGCGTCGCCCGCGTAATCCGCTCCCAACCCAAGGGCCAGCGAACGTGCACCTGCAGAGCGGGTCATGACGAACACCGACGCGCCCTGTTTGAGCGCCAACTGGGCAGTGATGTGGGCTGAACTGCCGAAACCGTAGATGCCCAGGCGCCCGCCCACCGGCAGCGCGGCGCGTTTCAGGGCCCGGTACCCGATGATCCCTGAGCACAGCAACGGCGCGGCCTGTTCGTCGGAGAATGCGGCAGGCACCGGGTAGGCGAAGTCCTCCGCAACTGTCATGTGCTCCGCATACCCGCCATCCCGGTCCCAGCCCGTAAAGACCGGCGACAGGCAAAGGTTTTCGTCACCGCGGCGGCAGTAGGAGCACTTGCCGCAGGTGCTGCCAAGCCAGGCCACACCAACCCTGTCACCTGTCCTGAACCGGGAGCAGTCCGCACCCCTTTCGATGACCACGCCCACTGCTTCGTGGCCCGGTACAACGTGCGGACGCCGCGGAGCGAGGTCGCCTTCAGCGAGATGGAGGTCCGTGCGGCAGACACCGCAGACGGTCACTTCCACGAGGAGTTCGCGGGCGGCCGGCGTGGGAGTATCACGGCGTCCCTGCAGCAACGGACGGGTGGAAATGGGGCCCGGCTGGTTCACCCACCACGCGCGCACAGTTCCTCCTGACCGTTCCCCGGCCGCTGCGTCCTGACCGGCCGCGGCCTATTCGAAGCCAGCGCGTGTTGCGTCATCCAGCGGGGTTTGCCACAGCAGCGGTGCAGTCACGGTAAAGCGCCTCCCCGTAACGGACTCCGGAGTAATGCGGATGAAGTGCTCCTGCCCTACGCCCTGCCACGGAAAAAGGGCACGACGGATGTCATCAAGGTCGGCGCCAGTGGGTGTCGTCTCCTGCGCCTTGCCCTTGATGACAACGCTCCACGCGAGGCCGAACTGCGAACTGACAGCATCGGCTTCCAGTGCCACAGCTGCATCCGACTGGATTGCCTGTTGTTTGGTGCCGCTGCCGGTGCGGAAAACCAGCGTTTGACCGTCCACCTTGTAATTGACAGGAAAGACATCGGGATGCCCGTCGGCGATGACAGCCAGCCGCCCCACCCCGGTTTGGGAAAGGAGCGTCCAACACTCCTCCGGGTCAAGGATTTCCGGCGCAGGTACGTTCGTGTTGTCAGTCATAGGCCACAGCGTAGGCAACTCTCCTGCTTCCGGAAAGGGCATAAAGGGCCGGGGATGGAGGGAGGACCTATGGCACTTGGGGCACGGCCCACGCGATGGGACGCTGTGGGATGCCTGACTGGGTCGCACATTGCACGCGGCCGCCCGGCAAGCTGCAAAGCAGGCCTTCACCCAAGGAGAAACAATGAAAGCCCTCGTCTACGGCGGACCCGGCGACAAGTCCTGGACCGAGGTCCCCGACCCCCGGATCCAGCAACCCGGCGACGCCATCGTCAAAGTCGATACGACCACCATCTGCGGTACCGATCTGCACATCCTCAAAGGTGACGTACCCGCCG harbors:
- a CDS encoding HAD-IA family hydrolase, yielding MTVSPTAAAAKPPFDAVIFDLDGVVTNTALVHQAAWKDAFQRILHDPRVPAGANRAPLSRTDYLTFIDGMPREEGVVRFLATRGVPVDKGKESDDAGAWTGFGLGAWKNEYFLQHLRDDGVQSYPGTLDLLQRLAGAEVPTAVVTSSRNAAVVLQAAGIHDLFQIVIDGTTAAGLGLRGKPAPDVFLAAVTRLGVSPAHAVVVEDSAAGVEAGRRGGFGLVVGIDRTGNRRQLEAAGAGIVLNDVGELDLGQVIGNAWHLVYEGFDAAHEGHREALTTLGNGYMGVRGAAPEGGPFSYAGMYLGGVYNRVVVTAAGEALLEEHMVNAPDCLPLDLRLPGQPWWSSGGMTVVRERRVLDLRRAVLERRLLLEGEDHRRLEVVQTRFASMAEPHLLVLETVVTALGWNGEVEVRTGINAGVRNANLPERAQGSDVHLADRTAAVGSRRERPRDPTSVVEVETTQSLIRIAAAYRTNASQEPAGIDEGREGSFHFHTLRLSLKAGEAVRITKTVAVVTSRDRAIASPEAGARAVLERTGGDFASLLAAHEEAWRRELRPFLVDIDAPVQVRLVLNLHIFHLLQTLTHHTTELDAGVTARGLHGEGYRGHVFWDELFVLPVLTSRTPDIARSVIEYRWRRLPAARYAAAVEGRAGAKFPWQSGSDGTEETPKWLYNDRSGRWVKDHSHLQVHSGLAVAFNAWQYFQATGNKIWLLQKGAELVIEVARFFRSLADYDQQGGRYHLRGVVGPDEYHTGYPGRDKPGLDDNAYTNVMAAWVCSQAAGIISFLHGSERAGLMERLAVTDEETSGWARMGTAMYVPFHSDGVISQFEGYGGLQELDWDHYRDRYGDIERLDLILEAENDATNCYKLAKQADVLMLPYLLGHEGLFTILQRLHYGFTQEQLNRTIEYYLARTAHGSTLSRVAHASVLAGLDADRAWDSFREALDADLDDTQHGTTRAGIHLGAMGGTIDVVQRSFAGLRFSGETILFAPNLPTGLRAVAFEVLYRGHRLRVHLKDGRMSIASAPGDAGPIKVHVDGTDIVLPPGRTRHFPLPARTPGLAAS
- a CDS encoding zinc-dependent alcohol dehydrogenase family protein, with protein sequence MRAWWVNQPGPISTRPLLQGRRDTPTPAARELLVEVTVCGVCRTDLHLAEGDLAPRRPHVVPGHEAVGVVIERGADCSRFRTGDRVGVAWLGSTCGKCSYCRRGDENLCLSPVFTGWDRDGGYAEHMTVAEDFAYPVPAAFSDEQAAPLLCSGIIGYRALKRAALPVGGRLGIYGFGSSAHITAQLALKQGASVFVMTRSAGARSLALGLGADYAGDAYDAPPVPLDSAILFAPVGDLVPVALRALDRGGTLAIAGIHLSDIPVLNYGRELFFERQVRSVTANTRADGHEFLALASRLSLSLTTTVYPFDAADKALEDLAADRITGSAVLRVRPDHAAL
- a CDS encoding ATP-dependent 6-phosphofructokinase, with amino-acid sequence MKRLGILTSGGDCPGVNAVIRGAVLGGDVAHGFEFLGFRDGWRGVLEQDAVPLPRTSVRGISRLGGTILGTSRTNPLVGKGIDGVRASFRRNGLEGLIAIGGEGTLAAARELCAQGINVVGVPKTIDNDLGATDYTFGFDTAVQTATEAIDRLRTTGESHHRCMVAEVMGRNAGWIALHAGMASGAHAILIPEHPVSMDQVCSWVVSARDRGRAPLVVVAEAFAPEGHPAPYAPRGLDTFGRPRLGGIGLLLEGELQMRTGIETRATVLGHIQRGGEPTAFDRVLATRLGLAAVESAAAGRWGTMVSLHGTDIVNVGLEEALGELKVVPEARYQEAAVLFG
- a CDS encoding pyridoxamine 5'-phosphate oxidase family protein, with protein sequence MTDNTNVPAPEILDPEECWTLLSQTGVGRLAVIADGHPDVFPVNYKVDGQTLVFRTGSGTKQQAIQSDAAVALEADAVSSQFGLAWSVVIKGKAQETTPTGADLDDIRRALFPWQGVGQEHFIRITPESVTGRRFTVTAPLLWQTPLDDATRAGFE